A window of Malania oleifera isolate guangnan ecotype guangnan chromosome 5, ASM2987363v1, whole genome shotgun sequence contains these coding sequences:
- the LOC131155104 gene encoding uncharacterized protein LOC131155104: MVLLKDIVPAAQNNINAEFILLDKGRITLEGQQHKTCLALVADETAAVHFQFWGAECDAFEPGDVISLANGIFSYNRNNLVLRAGKRGTVEKVAEFTKAFVETPNMSEISWVPHPTNPRQYVQEAVISPSSRIFPPTS; the protein is encoded by the coding sequence ATGGTTTTGCTGAAAGACATAGTTCCTGCAGCTCAGAACAACATTAATGCAGAGTTCATACTTCTGGACAAAGGAAGGATAACATTAGAAGGTCAACAACATAAGACATGCTTGGCGCTTGTGGCTGATGAGACTGCTGCAGTCCATTTTCAGTTCTGGGGGGCCGAGTGTGATGCCTTCGAACCAGGTGACGTTATCAGTTTAGCTAATGGTATTTTCTCATACAACCGAAACAATCTAGTGCTGAGGGCTGGGAAGAGGGGGACAGTGGAGAAGGTGGCAGAATTCACAAAAGCATTCGTTGAGACACCCAATATGAGTGAGATTTCTTGGGTTCCTCATCCGACGAACCCTAGGCAATATGTACAGGAGGCTGTAATATCACCCAGCTCACGTATTTTCCCGCCAACATCATAA
- the LOC131155102 gene encoding serine/threonine-protein phosphatase BSL1 — protein MGSKPWLHPAPTYRSLETYWDSDDDAPGPRCGHTLTAVAATKSHGARLILFGGATAIEGGGSSAAPGIRLAGVTNWVHSYDVLTRKWTRIRPAGEPPSPRAAHAAAAVGTMVVFQGGIGPAGHSTDDLYVLDLTNDKYKWHRVVVQGQGPGPRYGHVMDLVAQRYLVTVSGNDGKRVLSDAWALDTAQKPYVWQRLNPEGDRPSARMYATASARSDGMFLLCGGRDSTGMPLGDAYGLLMHRNGQWEWTLAPGVSPSSRYQHAAVFVGARLHVTGGVLRGGRAVEGEAAVAVLDTAAGVWLDRNGLVTSSRTGKGLTEHDPPLEIMRRCRHAAASVGVRIYIYGGLKGDMLLDDFLIAENSPFQSDVNTPILTSDRAVTISSPRVNQSSVNSFLSSPILDSRQEVPPSGGLSMDKNSMEKLVEASAAEAEAVSAVWQAVQASSAASAEETSASDENSQAAGTTSDGSDNEGDVHLHPRAVVVAKEAVGNLGGMVRQLSLDQFENESRRMIPVNNDLSYPTKKFTRQKSPQGLHKKVLSTLLRPRNWRAPANRRFFLDSYEVGELCYAAEQIFMQEPTVLQLKAPVKVFGDLHGQFGDLMRLFDEYGFPSTAGDITYIDYLFLGDYVDRGQHSLETITLLLALKIEYPENVHLIRGNHEAADINALFGFRIECIERMGESDGIWAWTRFNQLFNYLPLAALIEKKIICMHGGIGRSIHSVEQIEKLERPITMDAGSIILMDLLWSDPTENDSIEGLRPNARGPGLVTFGPDRVTDFCKKNKLQLIIRAHECVMDGFERFAQGQLITLFSATNYCGTANNAGAILVIGRGLVVVPKLIHPLPPPLQSPETSPERVTDETWMQELNIQRPPTPTRGRPQPDLDRSSLAYI, from the exons ATGGGTTCGAAGCCATGGCTGCATCCGGCTCCGACCTATCGTTCCTTGGAGACATATTGGGACTCTGATGACGACGCGCCCGGGCCCCGCTGCGGCCACACCCTCACCGCCGTCGCCGCCACCAAATCTCACGGCGCCCGTCTCATCCTCTTCGGCGGCGCCACCGCTATCGAGGGCGGCGGCTCCTCTGCTGCTCCCGGCATCC GGTTGGCGGGTGTTACCAATTGGGTTCATTCCTATGACGTTCTTACCAGGAAATGGACCAG AATCCGACCGGCTGGTGAGCCGCCTTCTCCCAGGGCTGCGCATGCTGCGGCTGCTGTTGGTACTATGGTTGTCTTTCAG GGTGGCATAGGTCCTGCGGGACATTCCACGGATGATCTCTATGTGCTAGACCTGACTAATGACAAGTATAAGTGGCACAG AGTGGTTGTTCAAGGACAGGGTCCAGGGCCCCGATATGGCCATGTCATGGACTTGGTTGCGCAAAGATATCTTGTTACTGTCAGTGGCAATGATG GAAAGAGAGTTCTGTCAGATGCTTGGGCTTTGGATACTGCGCAGAAACCCTATGTATGGCAGAGGCTCAATCCAGAAGGTGATAGACCATCTGCTAGAAT GTATGCAACTGCTAGTGCTCGCTCAGATGGCATGTTTCTGCTTTGTGGTGGAAGAGACTCTACTGGCATG cCACTGGGGGATGCTTATGGACTGCTTATGCATAGGAATGGTCAGTGGGAATGGACACTTGCACCTGGGGTGTCTCCTTCATCAAGGTATCAACATGCTGCG GTTTTTGTTGGTGCCCGACTGCATGTTACCGGAGGTGTTCTTAGAGGGGGACGTGCAGTAGAAGGTGAAGCAGCTGTTGCAG TATTGGACACTGCTGCTGGAGTTTGGTTAGATAGAAATGGGCTTGTGACTTCCTCACGCACAGGGAAGGGACTTACTGAACATGATCCTCCTTTGGAGATTATGCGCCGTTGTCGACATGCAGCTGCATCTGTTGGGGTTCGGATATACATCTATGGTGGTCTTAAAGGAG ATATGCTGCTAGATGATTTTCTAATTGCAGAAAATTCACCATTTCAGTCCGATGTTAATACTCCCATACTTACATCTGACAGAGCTGTAACTATTTCTAGTCCAAGAGTAAATCAATCCAGTGTAAACTCATTCTTGTCATCACCCATTTTGGACAGCAGACAAGAAGTCCCACCATCTGGTGGCTTAAG CATGGACAAAAATTCTATGGAAAAACTGGTGGAAGCTTCTGCTGCAGAAGCAGAGGCAGTTAGTGCTGTTTGGCAAGCTGTGCAGGCATCATCTGCCGCTTCTGCCGAGGAAACATCTGCATCAGATGAAAACTCACAAGCTGCAGGAACCACTTCAGATGGTAGTGACAATGAAGGAGATGTTCATCTCCACCCAAGAGCT GTTGTAGTTGCTAAAGAGGCTGTTGGTAACCTGGGTGGGATGGTGAGGCAGCTATCGTTGGATCAGTTTGAAAACGAGAGTAGACGAATGATTCCTGTGAATAATGATCTTTCATATCCAACCAAAAAATTCACAAGGCAAAAGTCTCCTCAGGGTTTGCATAAGAAG GTCCTTTCTACACTGCTTCGGCCTCGAAATTGGAGAGCTCCTGCTAATAGGAGGTTTTTCCTGGATTCTTATGAAGTCGGCGAGCTTTGTTACGCTGCTGAACAAATCTTTATGCAAGAGCCCACAGTTCTCCAGTTGAAAGCTCCTGTTAAAGTATTTGGCGATCTTCATGGACAGTTCGGTGATTTAATGCGGCTGTTTGATGAATATGGATTTCCTTCTACTGCAGGAGACATAAC gtatATTGACTATTTGTTTTTGGGGGATTATGTTGATCGAGGACAACACAGCTTGGAAACGATAACTTTGCTCCTTGCTTTGAAG ATTGAATATCCTGAGAACGTTCACTTGATTCGTGGAAATCATGAGGCTGCTGACATAAATGCACTCTTTGGTTTTCGTATTGAATGTATAGAGAGAATG GGGGAGAGTGATGGAATATGGGCATGGACTCGGTTCAATCAACTTTTCAACTATCTCCCTCTAGCTGCACTTATTGAGAAGAAAATTATCTGTATGCATGGTGGCATAGGGAGGTCTATACATTCTGTAGAACAGATTGAGAAGCTGGAAAGGCCCATAACAATGGATGCTGGATCTATAATTTTAATGGACCTTCTATG GTCTGATCCTACAGAAAATGATAGTATAGAGGGTTTGAGGCCAAATGCTAGGGGGCCTGGTCTTGTCACTTTCGGG CCTGACAGGGTCACAGACTTCTGTAAGAAAAACAAACTGCAGCTTATTATAAGAGCCCATGAATGTGTCATGGATGGGTTTGAACGATTTGCGCAGGGGCAGTTGATTACTCTGTTTTCTGCAACCAATTACTGTG GAACGGCAAACAATGCTGGAGCAATACTGGTGATTGGTAGGGGCTTGGTTGTGGTTCCAAAATTGATTCATCCCTTGCCGCCGCCACTTCAGTCACCTGAGACATCTCCAGAACGAGTCACAGATGAGACTTGGATGCAG GAGCTTAACATTCAAAGACCACCCACTCCTACCAGAGGTCGCCCACAGCCTGATCTTGACCGGAGCTCACTTGCATATATATGA